A region of Thermobifida halotolerans DNA encodes the following proteins:
- a CDS encoding PQQ-binding-like beta-propeller repeat protein, protein MRLAAAVGAVVVSVAGCGVFSGHRHTTDDDPRELSHPERIEQVAWDWEAPEGVRIVATVAVPVGVVVVLDDGFVALAGDTGEEVWHYRVGEDARAAYASRQGDYLAMEIEDPEDGAMLVELAPSTGEVLKQAAIEETDDERGINGAFGRNVSDGVLILRDPFDDPALEGRSLETGEALWVREDPPECTKVDGPNTDTVASAVLGEVVLEGFSCTGGEDDDGAGLIGRDLYTGEELWRFEEVLGPSVPGLGVLHRRYDPLTDRHLAMRTVNGLTRVFDVVSGELLGEWEEEVIGVLEDGSVALESAKHNQYRRLDPSGELLTALSIPRGVDRSVYPVVVEDGVVSHGRSTLEPGIRVWFQSWEWENDGEPVVIDVDDERLDDPEAAISATAVPGSVLLRYSEDGPEAKEILFGLT, encoded by the coding sequence GTGCGGCTGGCGGCTGCGGTGGGTGCGGTGGTGGTGTCGGTGGCCGGCTGCGGTGTCTTCTCCGGACACCGGCACACCACGGACGACGATCCCCGCGAACTCTCCCACCCGGAGCGGATCGAGCAGGTCGCCTGGGACTGGGAAGCCCCGGAAGGGGTCCGGATCGTCGCCACGGTCGCGGTGCCCGTCGGCGTGGTCGTGGTACTGGACGACGGCTTTGTGGCGTTGGCGGGCGACACCGGCGAGGAGGTGTGGCACTACCGCGTCGGAGAGGACGCCCGCGCGGCCTACGCCTCACGCCAAGGTGATTACCTGGCCATGGAGATCGAGGACCCGGAGGACGGCGCGATGCTGGTCGAACTCGCCCCGTCCACGGGAGAAGTACTGAAGCAGGCCGCGATCGAGGAGACCGACGACGAGCGCGGAATCAACGGGGCGTTCGGGCGGAACGTGTCCGACGGTGTGCTGATCCTCCGTGACCCCTTCGACGATCCCGCGCTGGAGGGACGCTCCTTGGAGACCGGCGAGGCCCTGTGGGTGCGGGAGGATCCCCCCGAGTGCACCAAGGTGGACGGCCCCAACACCGACACCGTCGCGAGTGCCGTCCTCGGCGAAGTGGTCCTGGAGGGCTTCTCCTGCACCGGAGGCGAGGACGACGACGGTGCCGGCCTGATCGGCCGCGACCTGTACACAGGAGAGGAACTGTGGCGCTTCGAGGAGGTCCTCGGCCCCTCCGTCCCCGGTCTGGGGGTGCTCCACCGTCGTTACGATCCCCTCACCGACCGGCATCTGGCCATGCGGACCGTGAACGGCCTCACCCGGGTGTTCGACGTGGTCAGCGGCGAACTCCTCGGCGAGTGGGAGGAGGAGGTGATCGGGGTTCTGGAGGACGGGTCGGTCGCACTCGAATCAGCGAAGCACAACCAGTACCGCAGGCTGGACCCGTCGGGGGAACTCCTGACCGCGCTGTCCATCCCCCGCGGAGTTGACCGGTCGGTGTATCCGGTGGTTGTCGAAGACGGTGTGGTCAGCCACGGACGCAGCACCCTGGAACCAGGAATACGGGTGTGGTTCCAGTCGTGGGAGTGGGAGAACGACGGTGAACCCGTGGTGATCGACGTGGACGACGAACGACTGGACGACCCCGAGGCCGCGATCTCCGCCACCGCCGTTCCCGGCTCCGTACTTCTCCGCTACTCCGAAGACGGCCCCGAAGCAAAAGAGATCCTCTTCGGACTCACCTGA
- a CDS encoding flavoprotein: MTQQTKTLYIVVCAAGPAPDVGILVGMAQEEGWTVQVIATPAAVSFINVEALEKQTGRPVRHTHRKPGQPRSPRADAIIVAPATFNTINKLANGIADNYALDVVNEAIGLSIPIAILPFINSAYSARLPFQRSLSSLAKEKVSILFGRGIFAPHEAGKGGSLRKLFPWKEALKLINSIDK, encoded by the coding sequence ATGACCCAGCAGACCAAAACCCTCTACATCGTGGTGTGCGCCGCCGGCCCCGCTCCCGACGTCGGAATTCTCGTCGGCATGGCCCAGGAGGAAGGCTGGACCGTCCAGGTCATCGCCACCCCGGCGGCGGTCAGCTTTATCAACGTCGAGGCTCTGGAAAAGCAGACCGGCCGCCCAGTGCGCCACACCCACCGCAAACCCGGCCAACCCCGCTCTCCGAGAGCCGACGCCATTATCGTCGCCCCGGCCACCTTCAACACCATCAACAAACTCGCCAACGGAATCGCCGACAACTACGCCCTCGACGTAGTAAACGAAGCAATAGGACTTAGTATCCCCATTGCCATTCTTCCGTTTATTAATTCCGCCTACTCTGCGCGCCTACCATTTCAAAGAAGCCTGTCGTCACTTGCAAAAGAAAAGGTTTCTATCCTTTTTGGTAGAGGGATTTTTGCTCCACACGAGGCTGGCAAAGGGGGGAGCCTCAGAAAACTATTCCCCTGGAAGGAAGCTTTGAAGTTGATCAACTCGATTGACAAGTGA
- a CDS encoding helix-turn-helix domain-containing protein, whose translation MQERDVAGLLRFAQHYGGASQTRIAAATGIAQGRISEILNGRKRVTAFEVFERIADGLGMPDQARMLFGLAPLNLAILTGDSAPAAAPTARLSPPSVEEKEDRVKRRQFISLAGAGIAATTGSLTGADRIAAALTRYTTPTTAHAPNLTVEALTKAVRAAKIGYQACHYGTVAQQLPTLLDRLAAATATFTGDDLRTAYVLQAEAYHVASSVLLKSEERGLAWLAADRSMQAAERSENPTTIGASARIVTHALMKDRHYGPATELAASMAERVDHDTAEPSPDSLSVYGALLLRGAAAAAKNEDRAQALTLLDEAEEAGRRLGGDHNYQWTAFGPTNVLLHRVNIAVALGDAGSAIDYARQVRLDNIDVTERKATLFIDAARAYAQWNKLDRAYEALMTAERFAPEELRTRPAVHQVITDIHARSTGHLRANMTELAERAGIAA comes from the coding sequence TTGCAGGAACGCGACGTCGCCGGTCTGCTCAGGTTCGCCCAGCACTACGGCGGTGCCAGTCAGACCAGGATTGCCGCAGCCACCGGAATCGCTCAGGGGCGCATCAGCGAAATCCTCAACGGCCGCAAGCGCGTGACCGCCTTCGAGGTGTTCGAGCGCATCGCCGACGGCTTGGGCATGCCCGACCAGGCACGCATGCTGTTCGGTCTGGCACCCCTGAACCTGGCCATCCTCACCGGGGATAGTGCACCGGCCGCGGCCCCCACGGCCCGACTCTCCCCGCCTAGCGTGGAGGAGAAGGAGGACCGAGTGAAACGACGCCAGTTCATCAGCCTTGCCGGAGCGGGCATCGCCGCCACCACCGGATCACTGACCGGCGCGGACCGCATCGCCGCCGCCCTCACCCGCTACACGACCCCGACCACGGCCCACGCCCCCAACCTCACCGTCGAGGCACTGACCAAGGCCGTACGGGCGGCCAAGATCGGCTACCAGGCATGCCACTACGGCACGGTGGCCCAGCAACTTCCCACACTGCTGGACCGGCTCGCCGCCGCCACGGCCACCTTCACCGGTGACGATCTCCGAACCGCCTACGTCCTCCAGGCCGAGGCGTACCACGTGGCGTCCAGCGTGCTGCTCAAGTCCGAGGAACGCGGATTGGCGTGGCTCGCCGCCGACCGCAGCATGCAGGCCGCCGAGCGCAGCGAGAACCCCACCACCATCGGCGCCAGCGCCCGCATCGTCACCCACGCTCTGATGAAGGACCGCCACTACGGCCCGGCCACCGAGCTCGCCGCCAGCATGGCCGAACGTGTCGACCACGACACCGCCGAACCGTCCCCGGACTCACTTTCGGTCTACGGCGCGTTGCTGCTGAGGGGAGCCGCAGCCGCCGCCAAGAACGAGGACCGCGCCCAGGCCCTCACTCTGCTGGACGAGGCCGAGGAGGCGGGCCGCCGACTCGGCGGAGACCACAACTACCAGTGGACCGCCTTCGGCCCCACCAATGTTCTCCTCCATCGGGTCAACATCGCCGTCGCCCTGGGCGACGCGGGCAGCGCCATCGACTACGCCCGCCAAGTCCGGTTGGACAACATCGACGTCACCGAACGCAAAGCCACCTTGTTCATCGACGCCGCCCGCGCCTACGCCCAGTGGAACAAGTTGGACCGCGCCTACGAAGCGCTGATGACCGCCGAGCGGTTCGCCCCCGAGGAGCTGAGGACCCGCCCGGCCGTCCACCAGGTCATCACCGACATCCACGCCCGTTCCACCGGCCACCTGCGCGCCAACATGACCGAACTCGCCGAGCGTGCCGGAATCGCCGCATGA
- a CDS encoding P-loop ATPase, Sll1717 family, whose translation MNLTPFKSLKFGEAAAEDEAEKNPKLFKKSFMDPWGVVDQVQDGEVFLLIGPKGVGKSTVVEYLKIKGQEEQAGFRVDSCDLGSLHQSVAAEKKIGEESENGRTELAWTVFLWLKLFESVMNDLGSDISRDPDYVDLHNKLKRSGLVDGEFRTVIREVRKRTHKFTLPKRIYEFQREDTGSIEIHANQLASVLENAVIEAETEATHVLALDGLDSAIIGSESYWNVLSNLLRAAYSMHRKLRRARSRIRILLLCRSDIFMKINLPDSNKIRQGWAIEFTWEYGNNEAESSYLWDLVEKKARAGGGKFDNILLDYLPPEMIYGKNVHRPMHSYLMNLTRQTPRDILMLFRNISKSVPFQENHRTLSVKEVRAGVNNYCKSYFANEILNELAGLTPHSVASATLGILGSLDRRFQRSDFEKAFSEIIEKNNFTIDQLLHQLFLAGAIANIKRGREEYIQFYHRRNLNELNASGPFLLHPALALAVNAKF comes from the coding sequence GTGAATCTTACCCCTTTTAAGAGTTTGAAATTCGGCGAAGCTGCGGCGGAGGACGAGGCAGAGAAAAATCCGAAGCTTTTCAAGAAAAGCTTCATGGACCCATGGGGCGTCGTAGACCAGGTCCAAGACGGAGAAGTTTTTCTACTTATTGGCCCCAAGGGGGTGGGAAAGTCTACGGTTGTAGAGTATCTCAAGATTAAAGGACAAGAGGAGCAAGCAGGATTCAGGGTTGATTCCTGCGACCTTGGGTCTTTGCATCAGTCTGTTGCCGCTGAGAAAAAGATAGGTGAAGAAAGCGAGAATGGTCGCACTGAGCTAGCTTGGACAGTGTTCCTCTGGCTGAAGCTCTTTGAGTCTGTGATGAACGACTTGGGGAGTGATATCTCTAGGGACCCTGACTATGTAGACCTCCATAACAAGCTGAAGAGATCTGGATTGGTTGATGGAGAATTTAGGACAGTCATCAGGGAGGTAAGGAAGAGAACGCATAAATTTACGCTCCCAAAAAGGATTTATGAGTTCCAAAGAGAAGACACTGGAAGTATTGAAATTCACGCAAATCAACTGGCTTCAGTTCTCGAAAATGCTGTCATAGAAGCGGAGACAGAGGCCACGCACGTTCTTGCTTTGGACGGCCTAGACAGCGCAATAATCGGCAGCGAGAGCTATTGGAATGTTCTTTCAAACCTTTTGCGAGCAGCTTATTCCATGCACAGAAAGCTAAGGAGGGCTCGCTCTAGAATTCGAATTCTCCTTCTGTGTAGAAGTGATATCTTTATGAAGATAAACCTCCCCGATAGTAATAAAATAAGGCAAGGGTGGGCAATTGAGTTCACTTGGGAGTATGGAAACAATGAAGCCGAATCCAGCTATCTTTGGGACCTGGTGGAAAAGAAAGCCAGGGCCGGAGGAGGGAAGTTCGACAATATACTTCTCGACTATCTTCCGCCCGAGATGATCTACGGCAAAAACGTTCATCGTCCCATGCATTCATACTTGATGAATTTAACGAGGCAAACTCCTCGCGACATACTCATGCTATTTCGCAATATATCTAAATCAGTCCCTTTTCAGGAAAATCATAGAACGCTAAGCGTTAAAGAGGTGCGAGCCGGGGTTAACAACTATTGCAAAAGCTACTTCGCCAACGAAATACTCAATGAGCTGGCTGGACTCACTCCGCATTCAGTGGCGTCCGCAACCTTAGGAATCTTGGGGAGCCTCGATCGAAGGTTTCAGAGAAGCGATTTCGAGAAGGCGTTTTCTGAAATCATAGAGAAAAACAATTTCACCATTGATCAACTTTTGCATCAACTTTTCCTTGCGGGGGCGATTGCAAACATAAAAAGGGGAAGGGAAGAATATATCCAGTTCTACCACCGAAGAAACCTTAATGAACTTAACGCCAGCGGCCCTTTCCTTCTCCATCCGGCTTTGGCTCTGGCAGTTAACGCAAAGTTCTAA
- a CDS encoding plasmid replication, integration and excision activator produces the protein MAIQGALPVAFGTVFPHGAFALGVEAITDFETKRPQLDKESGLPLWAVEVIDADPNARGKAKSVKVKVAAEVCPTLPDEVAGLPFRPVEFEGMSVMPYVDDSGRRPRVAYSLRARGLKAPGAGARRAAKDAA, from the coding sequence ATGGCGATTCAGGGTGCGTTGCCGGTGGCGTTCGGGACGGTGTTCCCGCACGGGGCGTTCGCGCTGGGGGTGGAGGCGATTACCGACTTCGAGACCAAGCGGCCCCAGCTCGACAAGGAGTCGGGCCTGCCGTTGTGGGCGGTGGAGGTGATCGACGCCGATCCCAACGCGCGGGGCAAGGCCAAGTCGGTGAAGGTCAAGGTGGCGGCCGAGGTCTGCCCGACCCTGCCCGATGAGGTGGCGGGGCTGCCGTTCCGGCCGGTGGAGTTCGAGGGCATGTCGGTCATGCCCTACGTGGATGACTCCGGGCGCCGTCCTCGGGTGGCCTACTCGCTGCGGGCACGCGGCCTCAAGGCTCCCGGTGCTGGTGCTCGCCGTGCGGCCAAGGACGCCGCCTAA
- a CDS encoding GntR family transcriptional regulator has product MAGGERKYERVARIIRERIASGVYRLGDALPSEGKLSEEFEVSRPTVINALNVLRDEGLIYTQTGSGSYVRAAKPKVAEESARPGLELLEGSEEEQAAELLQAGIVVAPPRVAGLLDLPAPAKAFLRQYVISDDDGPTELVSAWFPLELASGTRFASPEPLGPSIRRHLFERKKIRLDYAVERTIARAATPEEAQVLEIAAGAPVLNIVVTGHDVDGAALQMIDAVLPGDRHELRDVYPLH; this is encoded by the coding sequence ATGGCTGGCGGCGAGCGCAAGTATGAGCGGGTGGCGCGGATCATCCGCGAACGCATCGCCTCGGGGGTCTACCGGCTGGGCGACGCCCTTCCCTCAGAGGGGAAGCTGAGCGAGGAGTTCGAGGTCTCGCGGCCCACGGTGATCAACGCCCTCAACGTGCTGCGGGATGAGGGGCTGATCTACACCCAGACCGGTTCAGGTTCCTACGTGCGTGCCGCCAAACCCAAGGTCGCCGAGGAGTCCGCGCGTCCCGGCCTGGAACTGCTGGAGGGCTCCGAGGAAGAGCAGGCGGCCGAACTGCTGCAAGCCGGGATCGTGGTGGCTCCTCCTCGGGTGGCCGGTCTGCTGGACCTCCCCGCTCCGGCCAAGGCGTTCCTACGTCAGTACGTGATCAGCGACGATGACGGGCCGACCGAACTGGTCTCGGCCTGGTTTCCGCTGGAACTAGCCTCCGGCACCCGGTTCGCCTCCCCTGAACCGCTGGGACCGAGCATCCGCCGTCACCTCTTCGAGCGCAAGAAGATCCGCTTGGACTACGCGGTGGAGCGCACCATCGCCCGTGCGGCCACACCGGAGGAAGCCCAGGTGTTGGAGATCGCGGCCGGTGCTCCGGTGCTCAACATCGTGGTGACCGGGCACGACGTCGACGGTGCGGCCCTTCAGATGATCGACGCCGTTCTTCCCGGCGACCGGCACGAACTTCGGGACGTCTACCCGCTCCACTAG